The following are from one region of the Jeongeupia sp. USM3 genome:
- a CDS encoding zinc-binding dehydrogenase, which produces MKAYVIEQAGGPEALQLRDIPAPQAGPDEVQIRVRAFGLNRAEAYLRAGKTGAIDGPRVPGIEAVGEVVADASGTFRVGQRVATAMGGLQFGRTGSYAEEIAVLRSNVIALDGTALSWEELAALPQAYLTVWGALVRTLAVQAGQTLLVRGATSSVGLAAVTYAKVLGLRVIGTTRSPAHAERLVRLGADEVVVDNGDIAPAVRAIAPAGVDAALEVVGAATLRDTIRTLRPFGAVTVIGLLGGPPVLEQFHLMQDLPGATQLSFFGSGLLGTPALPLSSAPLRTIAKGIAAGRIPSLRVETFNFDDVRRAHSLMESNQAQGKLVVVV; this is translated from the coding sequence ATGAAAGCGTATGTGATCGAACAGGCGGGCGGCCCGGAAGCGCTGCAGCTGCGGGACATTCCCGCACCGCAAGCCGGCCCGGATGAAGTGCAGATCCGGGTACGGGCCTTCGGCCTCAACCGCGCCGAAGCGTATCTTCGCGCCGGGAAGACGGGCGCGATCGACGGCCCCAGGGTGCCGGGTATCGAGGCGGTCGGCGAAGTCGTCGCCGACGCGTCGGGCACGTTCCGGGTCGGCCAGCGGGTGGCGACCGCAATGGGCGGTCTGCAGTTCGGCCGCACCGGCAGCTACGCGGAAGAAATCGCTGTTCTGCGCAGCAATGTCATTGCACTCGACGGTACTGCGCTGTCCTGGGAAGAACTGGCGGCGCTGCCGCAGGCCTACCTCACCGTATGGGGCGCGCTGGTCAGGACGCTGGCCGTGCAAGCAGGGCAAACCCTGCTGGTACGCGGCGCGACCTCGTCGGTCGGCCTGGCCGCGGTGACCTACGCCAAGGTGCTCGGCCTGCGGGTGATCGGCACCACCCGCTCTCCCGCCCATGCCGAGCGCCTCGTGCGGCTTGGTGCCGACGAGGTCGTCGTCGACAACGGCGACATCGCACCGGCCGTTCGCGCCATTGCCCCGGCCGGGGTGGACGCGGCACTGGAAGTGGTCGGCGCCGCGACGCTGCGCGACACGATCAGGACGCTTCGCCCGTTCGGCGCAGTCACGGTCATCGGCCTGCTCGGTGGCCCGCCGGTACTCGAGCAGTTTCACCTGATGCAGGACCTGCCCGGTGCGACGCAGTTGAGCTTCTTCGGCAGCGGGCTGCTGGGCACGCCCGCGCTGCCGTTGAGCAGCGCACCGCTGCGCACCATCGCCAAGGGCATTGCCGCCGGGCGCATACCGTCGCTGCGCGTTGAAACCTTCAACTTTGACGACGTCCGCCGTGCCCACAGCCTGATGGAAAGCAATCAGGCCCAGGGCAAGCTGGTGGTCGTGGTCTGA
- a CDS encoding SgcJ/EcaC family oxidoreductase yields the protein MNKSFRLALAAAAFSAAVPALAAVPMTGDATTASITRQLNRYEQALNAADVERVMALYSDDGVFMPQHSPPSVGRAAVREAYQRVFGAIRLDIRFRIDEISQLSHDWAFARTRSTGTVKVLGSDQPPGPEANQELFLFHREADGQWRFARYIFTTTNPPRRPN from the coding sequence ATGAACAAGTCTTTCCGACTGGCGCTGGCTGCCGCCGCCTTCAGCGCCGCAGTACCGGCGCTGGCCGCTGTACCCATGACCGGTGACGCAACCACGGCCAGCATCACCCGGCAGCTCAACCGTTATGAGCAGGCGCTGAATGCCGCGGATGTTGAGCGCGTCATGGCGCTCTACAGCGATGACGGCGTTTTCATGCCGCAGCACAGCCCGCCGTCGGTCGGGCGTGCGGCGGTACGCGAGGCCTATCAGCGCGTCTTCGGCGCCATCAGGCTCGACATCCGCTTCCGGATCGACGAGATCAGCCAGCTCTCGCACGACTGGGCGTTTGCCCGGACCCGTTCGACCGGTACGGTCAAGGTGCTGGGCAGCGATCAGCCGCCGGGGCCGGAGGCCAATCAGGAGCTGTTCCTCTTCCATCGGGAAGCGGATGGGCAGTGGCGCTTTGCCCGCTATATTTTTACCACCACCAATCCGCCCCGGCGGCCGAACTGA
- a CDS encoding DoxX family protein, with translation MNIQAQSIAIVIARALMALIFILSGVGKIGAQAATAAYMEAMHVPAILLWPTIVFEIGAGILVLAGYQTRVASALLAGFCLAAAALFHTQFGDQIQMIMFLKNLAMAGGFIVLAIHGPGRFSLDACRCKARPPSADR, from the coding sequence ATGAATATCCAGGCCCAATCCATCGCGATCGTCATCGCCCGTGCACTGATGGCGCTGATCTTCATCCTCTCCGGCGTGGGCAAGATCGGCGCACAGGCCGCCACGGCGGCGTATATGGAAGCCATGCACGTCCCCGCCATCCTGCTCTGGCCGACGATCGTCTTCGAGATCGGCGCCGGCATTCTGGTCCTCGCCGGCTATCAGACCCGCGTCGCCTCGGCCCTGCTGGCGGGATTCTGCCTGGCTGCGGCGGCGCTGTTCCACACGCAGTTCGGCGACCAGATCCAGATGATCATGTTCCTGAAGAATCTGGCGATGGCGGGCGGCTTCATCGTGCTGGCCATCCACGGCCCGGGCAGGTTCAGCCTGGATGCATGCCGGTGCAAGGCCCGGCCTCCTAGCGCCGATCGCTGA
- the cobA gene encoding uroporphyrinogen-III C-methyltransferase: MKGKVILLGAGPGDLDLLTLKAAKALVAAEILLLDDLANPEIVTLAPGARVIRVGKRGGCKSTPQDFIQRLMRRYALAGKVVVRVKGGEVLLFGRAGEEIAYLQAAGVPVEIVNGISSGLAAAASLGISLTHREHCRGVTFVTAHAQDHSEPDWDALAATGTTLVVYMGMSRIASLAGGLMRTLPSSTPAAVVQWASTAREQRLVTTLAALAGDAEAAGLGSPAIILVGEAVGEALPSALPLAA, encoded by the coding sequence ATGAAAGGCAAAGTCATCCTGCTCGGCGCCGGCCCCGGCGATCTGGACCTGCTGACGCTGAAGGCCGCGAAGGCGCTGGTGGCGGCCGAGATCCTGCTGCTCGACGACCTCGCCAACCCGGAGATCGTGACGCTCGCGCCCGGGGCGCGGGTGATCCGCGTCGGCAAGCGCGGCGGCTGCAAATCGACGCCGCAGGATTTCATCCAGCGGCTGATGCGCCGCTACGCGCTGGCCGGCAAGGTCGTCGTGCGGGTCAAGGGCGGCGAAGTGCTGCTGTTCGGCCGCGCCGGCGAGGAGATCGCCTACCTGCAGGCGGCCGGCGTGCCGGTCGAGATCGTCAACGGCATCAGTTCCGGGCTGGCGGCCGCGGCGAGCCTCGGGATCTCGCTGACGCACCGCGAACACTGCCGCGGCGTGACCTTCGTCACCGCCCATGCACAGGACCACTCCGAACCGGACTGGGATGCGCTGGCCGCGACCGGTACGACGCTGGTGGTCTACATGGGCATGAGCCGGATCGCCAGCCTTGCCGGCGGCCTGATGCGGACGCTGCCGTCGTCTACGCCGGCGGCTGTGGTGCAATGGGCGAGCACCGCGCGCGAGCAGCGGCTGGTGACGACGCTGGCCGCGCTGGCCGGCGACGCCGAAGCCGCCGGCCTCGGCAGCCCGGCGATCATCCTCGTCGGCGAGGCGGTCGGCGAAGCGTTGCCGAGCGCGCTGCCGCTGGCGGCTTAG
- a CDS encoding nitrate reductase, producing the protein MGKTVTKSTCCYCGVGCGVLIESDGEKITGIQGDPSHPANFGRLCTKGMTLPATAASLTGRALHPEMRLTRDAERQRVDWEAALDTVSERFADIIERHGPDAVAFYVSGQLLTEDYYVFNKLAKGVIGSNNIDTNSRLCMSSAVTAYKLALGADGPPTCYEDLELADCVLFAGSNMAYAHPVLFRRLEAAKATRPATKWIVIDPRRTDTAAVADLHLQIQPGTDVALFNGMLHHLIWEGLVDPAYIAAHTAGFADLKALVRDYTPKMAAEICGILEADLIQAAEWFGRTDGASLSLYCMGLNQSAHGTDKNLALINLHLATGQIGKPGAGPFSLTGQPNAMGGREVGGMATMLAAHRDIAIPSHRAEVAEVWNVPAGRLSGQPGLPAVAMFDAIRDGRIKAVWIACTNPAHSLPDAGRVAEALAAAEFVVVQEAFTGTDTVPYADVLLPAATWGEKGGTVTNSERRISRVRAAIPAPGEAKPDWWIACEVAKRIEARLHPDEASCFGYANTAAIFDEHRRLTIGRDLDIGGLDYALLESHGPQQWPLPGGMKQGLARRYVDGRFATQDGRARFHATPYKPVAEPTNARYPFHLLTGRLRDQWHGMSRTGRLPQLFAHTPEASLTMHPNDAERRGLKAGELVRVASKRGALVLPLAIGNDVPSGSVFAAMHWNGQFLNSIGINETSAPMVDGKSFQPELKHAAVRIERAELPWRAMAALRSPDVLQLHAAVQPLLAGCDYAAVSLAGRDALVLRAACAEAPAGWLERLFAVLGLLPGADVLEYRDARRNVVKRVGWHQLDEGGGALAGFVFAGDVSGAEGLLDTLLEGETWQGPRLAVFAPKGASAAPRDRVVCNCTQVRESQILGRVATGAGIDQLKAELGCGGVCGSCVPELKRLCASASRAA; encoded by the coding sequence ATGGGCAAGACCGTCACCAAATCTACTTGCTGCTACTGCGGTGTCGGCTGCGGCGTGCTGATCGAGTCGGACGGCGAGAAGATCACCGGCATCCAGGGCGATCCGTCGCATCCGGCCAACTTCGGCCGGCTGTGCACCAAGGGTATGACCCTGCCGGCGACGGCCGCCAGCCTGACCGGCCGGGCGCTGCATCCGGAAATGCGCCTGACGCGCGACGCCGAACGTCAACGCGTCGACTGGGAGGCGGCGCTCGATACGGTGTCCGAGCGCTTTGCCGACATCATCGAGCGCCACGGCCCGGATGCGGTTGCGTTCTATGTATCGGGCCAGTTGCTGACCGAGGACTACTACGTCTTCAACAAGCTCGCCAAGGGCGTGATCGGCAGCAACAACATCGATACCAATTCGCGGCTGTGCATGAGCAGCGCGGTAACCGCGTACAAGCTGGCGCTCGGTGCCGACGGCCCGCCGACGTGCTACGAGGACCTCGAACTTGCCGACTGCGTGCTGTTCGCCGGCAGCAATATGGCGTACGCGCATCCGGTGCTGTTCCGCCGGCTCGAAGCGGCCAAGGCGACACGGCCGGCAACCAAATGGATCGTGATCGACCCGCGCCGTACCGACACCGCGGCGGTGGCAGACCTGCACCTGCAGATCCAGCCCGGCACCGACGTTGCGCTGTTCAACGGCATGCTGCACCACCTGATCTGGGAAGGGCTGGTCGACCCGGCCTATATCGCCGCGCACACGGCCGGCTTTGCCGACCTGAAGGCACTGGTGCGCGACTATACGCCCAAAATGGCGGCCGAGATCTGCGGCATCCTCGAGGCCGACCTGATCCAGGCGGCGGAATGGTTCGGGCGGACCGACGGCGCCTCGTTGTCGCTGTACTGCATGGGGCTGAACCAGTCGGCGCACGGCACCGACAAGAACCTGGCGCTGATCAACCTGCATCTGGCCACCGGCCAGATCGGCAAGCCCGGTGCCGGCCCGTTCTCGCTGACCGGCCAGCCGAACGCGATGGGCGGGCGCGAGGTCGGTGGCATGGCGACGATGCTCGCTGCGCACCGCGACATCGCGATTCCGTCGCACCGCGCCGAGGTTGCCGAAGTCTGGAACGTGCCGGCCGGCCGGCTTTCGGGCCAGCCGGGCCTGCCGGCGGTGGCGATGTTCGACGCGATTCGCGACGGCCGGATCAAGGCGGTGTGGATTGCCTGTACCAACCCGGCGCATTCGCTGCCCGACGCCGGCAGGGTGGCCGAGGCGCTGGCGGCGGCCGAATTCGTCGTCGTGCAGGAAGCGTTCACCGGCACCGATACCGTGCCGTACGCCGACGTCCTGCTGCCGGCCGCGACCTGGGGCGAGAAGGGCGGCACGGTGACCAACTCCGAGCGCCGCATCTCGCGCGTCCGCGCCGCGATCCCGGCGCCAGGCGAGGCGAAGCCCGACTGGTGGATTGCGTGCGAAGTCGCGAAACGGATCGAAGCTCGCCTGCATCCCGATGAAGCGTCGTGCTTCGGTTATGCGAACACGGCGGCGATTTTCGACGAGCACCGCAGGCTGACGATCGGCCGCGACCTCGACATCGGCGGGCTCGACTATGCACTGCTCGAGTCGCACGGCCCGCAGCAATGGCCGTTGCCGGGCGGCATGAAGCAGGGGCTGGCGCGGCGTTACGTCGACGGCCGCTTCGCGACGCAGGACGGCCGTGCGCGCTTTCACGCGACGCCGTACAAGCCGGTCGCCGAGCCGACCAATGCGCGCTATCCGTTCCACCTGCTCACCGGCCGGCTGCGCGACCAGTGGCACGGCATGAGCCGTACCGGCCGGTTGCCGCAGCTGTTCGCGCACACGCCCGAGGCCAGCCTGACGATGCATCCGAACGACGCCGAGCGCCGGGGCCTCAAGGCCGGCGAGCTGGTCAGGGTCGCCAGCAAGCGCGGCGCACTGGTGCTGCCGCTGGCGATTGGCAACGATGTCCCGAGCGGCAGCGTGTTCGCCGCAATGCACTGGAACGGCCAGTTCCTCAACAGCATCGGCATCAACGAAACCAGTGCGCCGATGGTCGACGGCAAGTCCTTCCAGCCCGAGCTCAAGCACGCAGCGGTGCGGATCGAGCGTGCCGAGCTGCCGTGGCGCGCAATGGCGGCACTGCGCAGTCCCGACGTACTGCAGCTGCACGCGGCGGTGCAGCCTCTGCTCGCCGGCTGCGACTACGCCGCGGTCAGCCTGGCCGGGCGCGATGCGCTGGTGCTGCGCGCTGCCTGTGCCGAGGCGCCGGCCGGCTGGCTCGAACGGCTGTTCGCCGTGCTCGGCCTGCTGCCGGGCGCCGACGTGCTCGAGTACCGCGATGCGCGCCGCAATGTCGTCAAGCGCGTCGGCTGGCACCAGTTGGATGAAGGAGGTGGGGCGCTGGCCGGCTTCGTGTTCGCCGGTGACGTGTCCGGCGCCGAAGGCCTGCTCGACACGCTGCTCGAAGGCGAAACGTGGCAGGGGCCGCGGCTGGCGGTGTTCGCGCCGAAGGGCGCAAGCGCCGCGCCGCGCGACCGGGTCGTCTGCAACTGCACCCAGGTGCGCGAATCGCAGATTCTCGGCCGTGTCGCGACCGGCGCCGGCATCGACCAGCTGAAAGCGGAACTCGGCTGCGGCGGCGTCTGCGGCTCGTGCGTGCCCGAACTCAAACGCCTGTGCGCATCGGCGTCACGGGCGGCCTGA
- the nirD gene encoding nitrite reductase small subunit NirD yields the protein MSTLTVSEHWLRVCAVADIPVLGSRVIEREAGNIAVFRTATDSVFALLDRCPHKGGPLSQGIVHGEAVTCPLHSWNIDLTSGEARASDVGCARRFPVKVENGEVFLALS from the coding sequence ATGAGCACGCTGACCGTAAGCGAACACTGGCTGCGCGTCTGCGCGGTTGCCGACATCCCGGTGCTGGGCAGCCGGGTGATCGAGCGCGAAGCCGGCAATATCGCCGTGTTCCGTACCGCGACCGACAGCGTGTTTGCCTTGCTCGACCGCTGCCCGCACAAGGGTGGCCCCTTGAGCCAGGGCATCGTCCACGGCGAAGCGGTGACCTGCCCGCTGCACAGCTGGAACATCGACCTGACATCGGGCGAAGCCCGGGCGTCCGACGTCGGCTGTGCGCGGCGGTTTCCCGTCAAAGTAGAAAACGGCGAAGTTTTCCTCGCATTGAGCTGA